One genomic window of Stieleria sp. JC731 includes the following:
- a CDS encoding response regulator produces the protein MIDQDIAQSPREKTQVRKPLRRQLLRSHLSIAMLGLIGLVVVFLLQLTLRKHTIRLTQFRAPAAQDSMEIVTGVQESLASLRGWIVSGDESFQRERLHAWDDVIDPAFGHLSELHRTAGDTSMYQDLQQVKRSLQRLRETQWWIEDVANTPGNQPLRVFYTDHLRPIGDQIFISITATIDLEKRHPAEGRHALLAAMADIRGFFTRSQNIPLQFIDQEGEIDTSELSQWLLIVERQLQFLIDNQDQLDDQQRQLVALIHRELSAYRALCDELIGSEDTQPWNVARYRLNTEAVPIANELTSLLEQLSDHHLTLMKSESARVSQLTNFIATLSILMTIILGIATAIISNWIAKRLSAPIVELTEASARLAAGDLDAPVHSNSDDELGILAQQFNEMRFQLGNESRALREAKDILQRSEELLQQVFSSAPVAMLMIDEQGKIVLTNHQAEKLFEYGDGRLVGHSIGNLLPENVREIHHDYQQSYRDDPTVRRMGAGKDLTAKTSRGSAFPVEIGLTPVRTNDELFTLCVVVDLTERKQQESLLIQSREDALRASRAKSDFLANMSHEIRTPMNAIIGLTDLVLNSSLDSLQRDYLETVSTSADSLLQIINDILDFSKIEAGKLVLENHDFAFRELIGDTLKTFAVKAHEKGLELSCRIARNVPDILVGDSGRTRQVILNLVGNAIKFTPAGNILVEVRVDSGEAIQPDQIKVRISVTDTGVGIPKDKLHTIFENFEQADTSTTRQFGGTGLGLSIASRLAKAMGGDIQVESELDHGSTFHFTAVFQRGETMTITPWRHLIKKLESTHVLIVDDNEMNRVILRDMLETHGINVDSACSGSEALQTLRNSVHQGNAYHIVVSDLNMPEMDGYQLASTLADSNEYYSQIPFLILTSSSYDGDLNTLNTSNVSGMLVKPVKQSELYELIVRSLHIRDEVEIKDLGVVAKDPDIDPNQGTLNILLAEDSIPNQKLALAILNAAGHRTTVVENGREAVKAACNRIFDVVLMDIQMPEMDGIEATASIRAHDRETGRHTPIVALTAHALIGDREKCIEAGMDSYVSKPVNPRGLFKAIEVATQKNTPDTSPELPQSAAAIESPKNSDIPWNVLLQNAGGATNELREIIKTHAVEIRASSQQLSQSVSQWDAQQTLLSAQQLKKAIDYFHQSDTVQIVEQLERKGKAGDATDSLQAFNDLLPRIESLLTTIDEYLDQVEPA, from the coding sequence ATGATCGATCAAGATATCGCACAGAGCCCCCGCGAGAAAACTCAGGTTCGAAAACCGCTTCGACGCCAACTTCTACGATCACACCTATCGATCGCGATGTTGGGCTTGATCGGCCTCGTCGTCGTTTTTCTTCTGCAACTGACGCTGCGCAAGCACACGATTCGCCTGACGCAGTTCCGTGCGCCAGCAGCGCAAGATTCCATGGAAATTGTCACCGGTGTCCAAGAGTCACTGGCATCGCTGCGTGGCTGGATCGTTTCGGGTGACGAAAGTTTCCAAAGGGAACGTTTACACGCTTGGGATGACGTGATTGATCCCGCGTTCGGACACCTATCGGAGTTACACCGAACGGCTGGCGACACGTCAATGTACCAAGACCTCCAACAGGTAAAGCGATCGCTGCAACGGCTACGTGAAACGCAGTGGTGGATCGAAGACGTCGCGAACACCCCTGGCAACCAGCCGCTGCGTGTTTTCTATACCGATCATCTGCGACCGATCGGTGACCAGATTTTCATCTCAATTACGGCTACCATCGATCTGGAAAAACGCCACCCGGCCGAAGGCCGACATGCCCTGCTGGCCGCCATGGCTGACATCCGAGGCTTTTTCACCCGTAGCCAAAACATACCGCTTCAATTCATCGACCAAGAAGGTGAAATCGACACCAGTGAACTTAGCCAGTGGCTTTTGATTGTCGAAAGGCAATTGCAATTCCTGATCGACAACCAAGACCAACTTGATGATCAACAACGTCAACTGGTCGCCCTGATCCACCGCGAGCTGTCTGCCTATCGAGCTCTTTGCGATGAATTGATCGGCAGCGAAGACACTCAGCCTTGGAATGTCGCGCGTTATCGATTGAACACCGAAGCGGTACCGATCGCCAACGAACTGACCAGCCTTTTGGAACAGCTAAGTGATCACCATTTGACGTTGATGAAATCCGAGTCAGCCAGAGTCTCGCAGTTGACTAATTTCATCGCGACCTTATCGATCTTGATGACGATCATTTTGGGGATCGCAACTGCCATCATTTCCAACTGGATCGCCAAACGGCTTTCGGCTCCCATTGTCGAACTGACAGAGGCATCGGCACGTCTTGCCGCTGGCGATCTTGATGCGCCGGTCCATAGCAATTCCGACGACGAGTTAGGAATCCTGGCACAACAGTTCAACGAAATGCGATTTCAACTCGGTAACGAAAGCCGGGCACTTCGTGAAGCCAAGGATATCTTGCAGCGAAGCGAAGAGTTGCTACAGCAGGTGTTCAGCTCCGCACCTGTGGCGATGTTGATGATTGACGAACAAGGTAAAATCGTTCTCACGAACCATCAGGCGGAAAAACTGTTTGAGTACGGCGATGGCCGCCTTGTCGGACACTCGATCGGGAATTTGCTCCCCGAAAACGTCCGTGAAATCCATCACGATTATCAGCAATCGTACCGCGATGATCCGACCGTTCGTCGGATGGGGGCGGGTAAAGACCTGACGGCGAAAACCAGTCGTGGTAGCGCGTTCCCTGTCGAGATCGGACTGACTCCTGTCCGCACCAACGACGAACTATTCACCCTTTGCGTCGTTGTCGATTTAACCGAACGAAAGCAACAAGAATCCTTGTTGATCCAATCGCGCGAAGACGCGTTACGAGCTTCCAGAGCGAAAAGCGACTTCCTTGCGAACATGAGTCACGAGATCCGAACTCCGATGAACGCGATCATCGGTCTAACCGATTTGGTTCTCAATAGTTCGCTCGATAGCCTACAGCGCGATTACCTGGAAACCGTTTCGACATCCGCCGACTCGCTACTGCAGATCATCAACGACATCCTTGATTTTTCAAAGATCGAAGCCGGAAAGCTGGTCCTTGAAAACCATGACTTTGCATTTCGTGAGCTGATCGGCGACACCCTGAAAACCTTTGCAGTGAAAGCTCACGAAAAAGGGCTAGAGCTGTCATGCCGCATCGCGCGCAACGTTCCCGACATTCTCGTCGGGGACTCTGGCCGGACGCGACAAGTCATCCTGAACCTGGTCGGAAATGCGATAAAGTTCACTCCTGCTGGAAACATACTCGTTGAAGTACGGGTCGATTCTGGAGAAGCGATCCAGCCAGATCAAATCAAAGTTCGAATCAGTGTCACCGACACCGGTGTCGGAATCCCGAAAGATAAGCTTCATACGATCTTCGAGAACTTCGAGCAGGCAGACACCTCGACCACTCGGCAATTTGGCGGAACAGGGCTCGGTCTTTCGATTGCGTCGCGACTGGCCAAAGCAATGGGTGGCGATATCCAAGTCGAAAGCGAACTGGACCATGGAAGCACGTTTCACTTCACCGCGGTTTTCCAACGTGGTGAGACAATGACAATCACACCATGGCGACACCTAATCAAGAAACTTGAGTCGACCCATGTGCTGATCGTTGACGATAATGAAATGAATCGTGTCATCCTTCGCGATATGCTTGAAACACATGGGATCAATGTGGATTCCGCCTGTAGCGGTAGCGAAGCATTACAAACACTGCGAAATAGCGTCCATCAAGGCAATGCCTACCATATCGTCGTTTCCGACTTGAACATGCCGGAGATGGATGGCTATCAATTGGCGTCAACTCTGGCTGATTCGAATGAGTACTATTCACAGATCCCGTTTCTGATACTGACATCGTCATCGTATGACGGTGACCTGAACACATTAAACACCAGCAACGTCTCCGGGATGCTGGTCAAACCGGTCAAACAATCCGAGCTCTACGAATTGATCGTCCGCTCGCTTCATATCCGTGATGAGGTTGAGATCAAAGACCTCGGTGTCGTGGCTAAGGATCCGGACATCGATCCCAATCAAGGGACGCTGAACATCTTGCTTGCCGAAGACAGCATCCCCAATCAAAAACTGGCTCTGGCGATCCTAAACGCAGCCGGTCATCGCACCACCGTTGTCGAAAATGGACGGGAAGCCGTGAAAGCGGCGTGCAACCGGATTTTTGATGTGGTACTGATGGACATCCAGATGCCCGAAATGGACGGAATTGAGGCGACGGCATCCATCCGGGCGCATGACCGCGAGACGGGTCGACATACACCAATCGTCGCGTTGACCGCCCACGCTCTCATCGGTGACCGAGAAAAGTGTATCGAAGCCGGGATGGATAGTTACGTCTCTAAACCGGTCAATCCGCGAGGACTGTTTAAAGCGATCGAAGTCGCGACACAAAAGAATACCCCGGATACATCGCCCGAGTTGCCCCAGTCGGCCGCTGCGATTGAGTCTCCGAAGAACTCGGACATCCCTTGGAATGTCCTGCTTCAAAACGCCGGTGGCGCAACGAACGAGCTACGAGAGATCATCAAGACACATGCGGTAGAAATCCGAGCATCATCGCAGCAACTCTCTCAAAGCGTTAGCCAATGGGATGCCCAGCAAACCCTTCTGTCAGCTCAACAGCTTAAAAAGGCGATTGACTATTTCCATCAGAGCGACACTGTCCAAATTGTTGAGCAACTGGAACGGAAAGGCAAAGCAGGTGACGCGACCGATTCGCTGCAGGCATTCAACGATTTGTTACCACGAATCGAATCGTTACTAACGACGATCGATGAATACCTGGACCAAGTCGAACCTGCTTAG
- a CDS encoding ribonucleotide-diphosphate reductase subunit beta, translating to MSQHTRTMNQRFAATDKRLINCAQVDVNQLMPLKYQWAWEHYNNGCANHWMPTEVPMTKDIETWRSDQLTGAERRVIMRNLGFFSTAESLVGNNLVLAIFRHVTNAECRQYLLRQAFEEAVHSHTFLYVVDSLGLDEGEIFNMYHEVPSIAKKDAFETELTTEVMQPDFSTATVEGAQAFLKNLIGYYLIMEGIFFYTGFVMVLSFHRRNLMTGIGEQFQYILRDETIHLNFGIDLINGIKAENPELWTETFQQQMIERVRQAVELELEYASDCLPTGILGLNADLFRDYVQHIADRRLERIGLPKQYGSSNPFPWMSETMDLSKEKNFFETRVTEYQSAGSLQW from the coding sequence TTGTCTCAACACACCAGAACCATGAACCAACGATTCGCCGCCACCGACAAACGCTTGATCAATTGTGCCCAAGTGGATGTCAATCAGTTGATGCCGCTGAAATACCAATGGGCGTGGGAACACTACAACAATGGTTGTGCCAACCACTGGATGCCGACTGAAGTTCCGATGACCAAAGATATCGAAACATGGCGCAGCGATCAGCTAACCGGTGCCGAACGTCGTGTCATCATGCGCAATCTTGGATTCTTTTCCACCGCAGAAAGCTTGGTCGGAAACAACCTTGTCTTGGCAATCTTTCGACATGTGACCAACGCCGAATGTCGGCAGTACTTGTTGCGCCAAGCATTTGAGGAGGCAGTTCACTCGCACACCTTCCTGTATGTTGTCGATAGCTTGGGACTGGACGAAGGCGAAATCTTCAACATGTATCACGAAGTCCCCTCGATTGCGAAGAAAGACGCCTTTGAAACCGAACTGACTACGGAGGTCATGCAACCCGATTTTTCCACAGCAACTGTCGAAGGAGCCCAAGCCTTTCTCAAAAATCTGATCGGCTACTACCTGATCATGGAAGGGATCTTCTTCTACACCGGCTTTGTGATGGTGCTTTCATTCCATCGACGGAATTTGATGACAGGGATTGGTGAACAGTTTCAATACATCCTTCGTGACGAAACGATTCATCTAAACTTTGGGATCGATCTAATCAACGGAATCAAGGCCGAAAATCCCGAGTTGTGGACGGAAACTTTTCAGCAACAGATGATTGAGCGCGTCCGCCAAGCCGTTGAATTGGAATTGGAATACGCTTCCGATTGTCTACCAACGGGCATCCTCGGACTGAACGCGGATCTGTTCCGCGACTACGTCCAACATATTGCCGATCGCCGGCTCGAACGAATTGGTCTTCCAAAACAGTACGGCTCCAGCAATCCCTTTCCTTGGATGAGCGAGACAATGGACCTTTCAAAAGAAAAGAACTTCTTTGAAACGCGTGTAACCGAATACCAGTCCGCGGGAAGTCTTCAGTGGTAG
- a CDS encoding ribonucleoside-diphosphate reductase subunit alpha, with translation MNDSNQTELTVCKRDGRMVGFDSDRIATALRKAFAAELNVASESSIPHDIESDIAAIVSDVIQIAKQTEAGTSLGVEQIQDIVEIGLMQRQHYRVSRRYILYRTEQARIRAIRHQDDSLDDVTKASSQPSFAFHIEIEPGVRVGFNPDRMERYLKAIPEANAIEINVAEIVNEVVRSGFDGMTPDDVARSLVLTTRSRIERDPAYDRLAAALQLSIVYRHALGTTQIADNFTRQYRDRFEHMIVEGIREGRLSGQLRDFDLARLREALRPDRDQLFRYLGVQTIYDRYLLHVDGRRIETPQYFWMRIAMGLALAEPQSHRTDRAIEFYDLLSSFRFTSATPTLFNSGTQHPQLSSCYLTTVQDDLEDIFACISDNAMLSKWAGGLGNDWTSVRATGSLIKGTNGTSQGVIPFLKVVNDAAVAVNQGGKRKGAVCAYLEPWHLDFEEFLDLRKNTGDDRRRTHDMHTAAWIPDLFMQRVREEGQWTLFSPNETPDLHDLYGVAFKERYEHYEEQAAIGLIKQFRQVSAVELWRKLLTRTFETGHPWVTFKDPSNIRSPQDHTGVVHSSNLCTEILLNTNEDETAVCNLGSINLAAHIIDGEFDHALLRQTITTAMRMLDNVIDINFYPTPKSRNANLRHRPVGLGMMGFQDALQKLGLSYASEDAMQFADESSEAISYFAILASSKLAEERGTYETYQGSKWDRGLLPIDTIEQLAAERGEEIEVNRRQTMDWEIVRKQIAACGMRNSNCLAIAPTATISTIIGVTQSIEPTYKYLYAKSNLSGDFIQVHNDLVDELKQRGLWNAELLDELKYHDGTLAEMPSIPDDVKALFCSAFEIDPRWLIDAAARRQKWIDQGQSLNLYVSHPSGKAIDAMYQLAWQRGLKTTYYLRSLAATQVEKSTVDVNRHGIQPRWMKSSSSSSEIRVDRADPASANLCSLEDPECEACQ, from the coding sequence ATGAATGATTCCAATCAAACAGAGCTAACCGTTTGCAAACGAGATGGCCGCATGGTCGGTTTCGACTCTGACCGTATCGCGACCGCCCTTCGCAAAGCGTTCGCAGCCGAATTGAATGTGGCTTCGGAATCGTCGATTCCGCATGACATCGAATCAGATATAGCGGCAATTGTTAGCGATGTTATCCAGATTGCAAAACAGACCGAAGCCGGTACGTCACTTGGCGTAGAACAAATCCAAGACATCGTCGAAATCGGTCTCATGCAGCGTCAGCATTACCGAGTGTCTCGTCGCTACATCTTGTATCGAACCGAACAAGCCCGTATCCGAGCGATTCGCCATCAAGATGATTCACTGGACGATGTCACAAAAGCCAGCTCACAGCCGTCGTTTGCGTTTCATATAGAAATTGAACCCGGCGTTCGCGTGGGATTTAACCCGGATCGAATGGAGCGATACTTAAAAGCTATTCCGGAAGCCAACGCAATCGAAATCAACGTCGCTGAAATTGTCAACGAAGTCGTGCGAAGTGGCTTCGACGGCATGACGCCTGATGACGTCGCACGGTCACTCGTTTTAACGACCCGCAGTCGCATCGAACGTGACCCAGCCTACGACCGATTGGCGGCAGCGTTGCAGCTTTCGATTGTGTATCGCCACGCGTTGGGCACCACGCAAATCGCCGACAACTTCACTCGCCAATATCGTGATCGCTTCGAACACATGATTGTCGAGGGGATTCGTGAAGGTCGCTTGTCTGGCCAACTCCGCGACTTTGATCTCGCCCGACTTCGTGAAGCCCTTCGCCCAGATCGCGATCAACTGTTTCGCTACTTGGGAGTCCAAACGATCTACGACCGGTACCTGCTGCATGTCGATGGACGACGCATCGAAACGCCACAGTACTTTTGGATGCGAATCGCGATGGGCCTTGCGCTCGCCGAACCGCAATCGCATCGTACCGACCGTGCGATTGAGTTTTACGACCTACTATCGTCGTTTCGATTTACCAGCGCCACACCGACATTGTTCAACAGCGGGACACAACACCCGCAGCTGAGCAGTTGCTATCTGACAACGGTGCAAGATGACCTGGAAGACATCTTCGCGTGTATCAGTGACAACGCGATGCTTTCGAAATGGGCGGGCGGGCTAGGCAACGACTGGACTAGTGTCCGGGCGACGGGATCGTTGATCAAAGGCACCAACGGTACCAGCCAAGGCGTCATCCCGTTTTTGAAAGTCGTCAATGATGCAGCGGTCGCTGTCAACCAAGGCGGAAAACGAAAGGGCGCTGTCTGTGCGTACCTTGAACCCTGGCATTTGGATTTCGAAGAGTTTCTGGACCTAAGAAAAAACACGGGTGATGATCGTCGTCGAACCCATGACATGCACACCGCCGCATGGATTCCTGACTTGTTCATGCAGCGTGTTCGCGAAGAAGGGCAGTGGACCCTTTTTAGCCCCAATGAGACGCCGGACCTGCATGACCTTTATGGCGTGGCATTCAAAGAACGATACGAACACTATGAAGAACAAGCGGCCATCGGATTGATCAAACAATTTCGTCAAGTCAGTGCGGTTGAACTATGGCGGAAACTTCTGACCAGAACGTTCGAGACTGGCCACCCCTGGGTCACATTCAAAGATCCTTCGAACATCCGCAGCCCCCAGGACCACACTGGCGTCGTTCACAGCAGCAACCTCTGCACCGAAATTCTGCTTAACACGAACGAAGACGAAACGGCCGTTTGCAACTTGGGCAGCATTAATCTGGCGGCTCACATCATCGACGGAGAATTTGATCACGCGTTGCTACGGCAAACGATCACGACGGCGATGCGGATGCTGGACAATGTCATCGATATCAACTTCTATCCGACACCGAAATCTCGCAACGCGAATCTTCGACACCGTCCTGTCGGTCTGGGCATGATGGGATTCCAAGATGCTTTGCAAAAACTGGGGCTTAGCTATGCCAGCGAAGACGCGATGCAATTCGCTGACGAAAGCTCTGAAGCGATCAGCTACTTCGCGATATTGGCATCGTCAAAACTGGCCGAAGAGCGAGGCACATACGAGACCTACCAAGGATCAAAGTGGGACCGTGGTCTATTGCCGATCGACACCATCGAACAGTTAGCCGCCGAACGTGGTGAGGAAATTGAAGTCAATCGACGTCAAACGATGGACTGGGAGATCGTCCGTAAGCAGATCGCGGCTTGTGGGATGCGGAACAGCAACTGCCTAGCGATCGCTCCCACGGCAACGATATCAACAATCATCGGTGTCACCCAATCGATCGAGCCGACTTACAAGTACCTCTACGCGAAAAGCAATCTGTCTGGAGACTTCATCCAAGTTCATAACGACTTAGTCGATGAATTGAAACAAAGAGGTCTATGGAACGCTGAACTGCTCGACGAACTGAAATATCACGACGGAACTCTTGCGGAAATGCCAAGCATTCCCGACGACGTTAAAGCGTTGTTCTGTAGCGCGTTTGAAATTGACCCGCGATGGCTGATCGATGCTGCCGCCCGACGGCAAAAGTGGATCGACCAAGGCCAGTCGCTGAACCTCTATGTATCGCATCCAAGCGGCAAAGCGATCGACGCGATGTACCAATTGGCTTGGCAACGTGGTTTGAAGACAACGTACTACCTTCGTTCGCTTGCCGCGACTCAGGTCGAAAAGTCAACGGTGGATGTCAATCGCCACGGAATCCAGCCGCGTTGGATGAAGTCGTCCAGTTCTTCATCAGAGATCCGCGTTGATCGAGCAGACCCAGCATCTGCGAATCTATGCAGCCTTGAAGACCCCGAGTGTGAGGCCTGCCAGTAA
- a CDS encoding DUF1289 domain-containing protein, with product MVDMINEQIDSERSLRAEIQPIASPCNGVCKLNTEAVCLGCGRTREEIGRWSSSNSQQKRTIVQNARQRRSAETMR from the coding sequence ATGGTCGACATGATCAACGAACAAATTGATTCTGAACGGTCACTTCGAGCTGAAATTCAGCCAATCGCATCACCCTGCAATGGCGTCTGCAAATTGAACACCGAAGCGGTTTGCCTAGGCTGTGGACGCACACGCGAGGAGATTGGTCGTTGGTCGTCATCGAATAGTCAACAGAAACGCACAATCGTGCAGAACGCTCGCCAAAGACGTTCGGCCGAAACAATGCGATAG